The window GGTTTACTTGGTTACTATCAAAAGGATATTGAGTAATTCCAATGCTACATCCTATATATATTTCATTCTCATCTATCATAAAATCATTTTTAAATATATTGGTTATTTTTTTTGCATAATTTTCAATTATAGAAATGTCGTTTTCTCCCTCTATTAAAACAAGAAATTCATCTCCACCAAACCTTGATACAAATACTTGTTCATCTTTTATATTTATAAGCGCTTGTGCTACTGTAATCAACACTTTATCACCGTATGTATGACCTAATGTATCGTTAATTTCTTTGAAATTATCCAAGTCTAGTAACATAACAGCTCCTGACTGATTTTTATTAATTGACTCTTCAAGTTTTTCTAAAAAACTTCTTCGGTTTGGCAAGTTTGTCAAATCATCATTATAAGCAAGGTACTCTATATATGATGTGTAGTTTTGTATTTCATCATATTGAGCTCTTAATTCTTCGTCTGATGCGGTTAGTTGTTGATAAGCTGCTAATATCTCTTGGTTAGATATTTTTAAATTATGTTGATTTTCTTTTAATTGATATAAATATGTATTTGATTTATCTAATAGATTATTAATAGAAAGTGATAATCCCCAAAAAGTATCATTCTCTACTAAGGGAAGCCTATATTCTATATTATTCTCCATATCTATTTGATTAATATTATAGTTTAATTGGTTTACTGGTCTTATAATATTTTTATTTTGGATCCATAAAAATAACAAAAATATCATAATGGATATAATAGATGAAGTTATAAAAATAGTATAGACAGAAGAATAAACACTGTCCATAGAGAGTCCTAAAACTAGAGCACCTGTAATTTTTTTATTAATAAATATGGGAGCTGTAACTTCTAATACTTTTTTACCTATTTTTGGATAAAACCATTCGTCTGTACTTATAGTCCCATTGGTCGCTTGTTGTAGTTGAGTTTCTTTAGCAGCATCATATATAATTCCAATATCTTCTATATCTGCATCGGCAATGGCTTTTAAATTTGTATCTACAATAGTTGCATAAATAATGTTTTCTTCTTGAGCTAATTCTTCAACTAATGTTTGATAGTCAAATCTTTGTGTTAATTTATATATATTTTCTGCTAAGATTCCTACCTGAACAAAATATCCATTTTCATTTTTTATTGCTCCGTATTTAAATGGAATACCAAATTCTGAATCTGGTCTTATATCCTCTATCAACTCTTGATCTTTACTACGTACAAAATCATACAGTGGATGACCTTTAAAAGTAGTCCACCCTAGATATTGTTCAATGCTTGAATATAAAATTTCTCCATTTTCATTCATCCAGTTTAATTCATCTATATGAAAATCTTTCATTAATTCTATTAAAAAATCATCATTTATTTTTTCTTCGTTTTTTATTACTGTTTTTCCTGCTGTTCTAATTTTTTGTTCCAACATTTTATTAATTATATCTAATGATGTTTCATTTTTCTCAATCTGTTTTGTAACTTGCTTTGCAAGATTGAGTCCATCTTGTTTTACTTGTTCTAACAGTAAAGTTCTGCTTATGTAAAAACTTGAAATGCTAACAGTAAAAAGAGCTAATAGTGCAATGAATAAAGGTAAATATATTAATTTGTATTTATTTACTACATTTTTTCTTAGATTTGCTTTTATCTTTTTTATAAACTTACCTCCTCTCAGTCAATTATTCCAAGTATTTTATCATTTATTTTTATAACGAATAGGAAATTATATTCATTTTTAAGTTGTAGATAAATATAATTTTCGTTATGAATTTCGAAAAAGTTTTACATTGTAAGACTCTTCTAAAGAAGAACTTTTTCATATTTCGACATATTTTTACTTTATGTAATAATTATCACATATTCCTTTGTTTTTTTCAACTTCACATTGTTTTCCATATTTGAATCTAGGCAAGCATATAGATGAAAAAAATATGTATCTTGTTCTAGAAATTACCTTATGTTTAGAGAGGGATTATTTTT is drawn from Tepidibacter hydrothermalis and contains these coding sequences:
- a CDS encoding EAL domain-containing protein: MLEQKIRTAGKTVIKNEEKINDDFLIELMKDFHIDELNWMNENGEILYSSIEQYLGWTTFKGHPLYDFVRSKDQELIEDIRPDSEFGIPFKYGAIKNENGYFVQVGILAENIYKLTQRFDYQTLVEELAQEENIIYATIVDTNLKAIADADIEDIGIIYDAAKETQLQQATNGTISTDEWFYPKIGKKVLEVTAPIFINKKITGALVLGLSMDSVYSSVYTIFITSSIISIMIFLLFLWIQNKNIIRPVNQLNYNINQIDMENNIEYRLPLVENDTFWGLSLSINNLLDKSNTYLYQLKENQHNLKISNQEILAAYQQLTASDEELRAQYDEIQNYTSYIEYLAYNDDLTNLPNRRSFLEKLEESINKNQSGAVMLLDLDNFKEINDTLGHTYGDKVLITVAQALINIKDEQVFVSRFGGDEFLVLIEGENDISIIENYAKKITNIFKNDFMIDENEIYIGCSIGITQYPFDSNQVNQLIINADLAMYKVKALGKNSYMFFKKEMTEKLKKHIEIERILREAITENGFKLLYQPQVCTYTGKIVGFEALLRLKNHSISPAVFIPTLEENGMIIEVGRWVTKEIINQIALWRNNGVDVKSIAINFSAKQLDDSNYITFLENELKKKNVESKYIEIEITESIFLDKKEETITFLNKLRRLGIKIALDDFGTGYSSLSYLTFLPVDKMKLDKSLCDKFLEMENIAIMDNIISLAHSLNLEVLAEGIEDIEQYNRLKVGGCNYIQGYLFSKPVEVTEVEKIYNTVYLEKKLP